The Hippopotamus amphibius kiboko isolate mHipAmp2 chromosome 3, mHipAmp2.hap2, whole genome shotgun sequence genomic interval tgcctcctcgAGCTCTCGGGTGAGTGTTTCTCTCCTCTGTGGCGGGAACTTCCTCTGCTCCAGACTGCAGGTGAGATTTCACAAAGGACCGAGTTCGGGGGTCGGGGCATCTCACAGGGAGACCGTTCACAGGACTTAAAGACAGAACACGGGCCGGGGGGTGACCGATGGCGCCGGCCACACAGGGCGCGCGTGTGCACGCCGCTCCCTCGTCTGCTCAGAGCCCAGAGCCGGCGCCCTCCCTCCGGGCAGCGCGGACACTCGCGCAGACGCACGGGGTCGGGGCGATCAGCGAGCGCTCTGCGGGGTCGGGCCTCGCCCCCAGGCTGTCCCCTGCGGCCCGGCCCTCGctcccgccgccccccgcccgcggGACGCCAGGTCCCctccccggtccccgcgcccactcCCGGGGCGGCGCGCGGCGCAGGAGGCTGCGGGACTTGACGGCGGAACGACGGGCACCGACACCCGAGCCTGAGCAAGCAAGGCTCAGGCCCCCTCGAAGGTCGTTCCGCGGCGGCCCGGCCTCGGGGCCCGGCGGTCGGCAGGCGCGCCTCCGGGGCGCTCGTACCCGGCCGTGTGTCCGCGTCCCCGCCGGGCGGGGCCCGTGTCGCCGCGTGCCCCCTgccgcccggccccgcgccccctCACCTGCCGGCGGGAGAAGAGCGCCGCGCCCGCCTGCAGCACGCGGGAGCCGCAGCGCTGGCACAGCACCGCCTTCCGGTTCCGGCCCTCCGCGGACACCAGCTCGGCCGGCGGCGCCGCGGGCTCCATGGCCGccacccaggccctcggcagccACGCGCAGGCGCGGACTCGGGGCGCCCTCTTCGCGCTGCGCAGGCGCGGCCTCGGCGGCGGCGCGGGAGCCGCCGGCTCGCCTTCAGCGCAGGCGCctttcccccccctccccccgccccggacGCCATTGCGCAGGCGCCGTCGCTCCGCGCGCCCCGGCGGCCGGGCGTGGGCGTGGCTTGGCGGCCGTTGCCTCCTGGGCCGTGACGGCGCCTCTGCCCAGGCTCCCCGGGGCGCCGGGCTTCCCTTACCCTGAGCGAAGCCTGGGCCGGTCCGGGCGCGCGCTTCGTCTCGTGGACGACGGGGACACCCTGGGGTCGGGCCGTCAGCGCCCGCAGCGGCTTCCGCGGGACCGCGCTGGGGGGCGGCCGCCTTCCGTGGCGGAGAAGGGGCCTGGCGGCCGCGGGTGCCGCTCCCCGCGCTGCCCCGGCACTGCCGGGCGCGGCTGGGCCTCGAGGCGCCTCAGAGGCCTCTGGGGCCACGAGTGTCGCTGCGGGGTCGCGGAGCGGTGAGGAGGAGACGGCCCGAGGGGCCGCCTTCCGCGGGCCGCGGCTCTGGGCCGCTCCGCCGGGTCTGCAGGGTCTGGCGCCCTGGAGGCGGCGCGGCAGGCGCGGCCCCCGGGCGGGAGGGGAGCCGAGCCACCAGCCGCGTCCGCGTGCTTCTCCTCCCCCTTTGCCCTTCTCTAATCCAGCACTTGCCGAGCCGTTAGAGGATCTGCTACACCCGGAGGACGCCATGAGGGTAGCCGCTTTGTCCCGGAGAACAGCCTCAACAGGCAGACACACCCACACCCGAGGACGTGATAACCACCGCCGGGGAGGAAAGTAAATGCAAGCCCAGACAGGAGTGACTCCACACGGGGAGTTGGGAGAGGCTTTAGCTAGGTGACACTCTAGGCATTAAAAGGTGACTAGGATTTTGTTTGCTGAGTACGGTTATTTcgtttacttattggctgtgttgggtcttcggagctgcgtgctggctttctctagttgcggtgagcagggcgctattctttgttgtggtgtgggcttctcagtgtggtggcttctcctgttgcgcagcacaggctgtaggtgcaccAGGCTTCAGGAgtcgtggctcgcgggctctagagtgcggctcagtagttgtggtgcacgggcctaggtgctccgcggcatgtgggatcttcaggaccagggaccaaacctgtgtcccctgcattggcaggcgggttcttaaccactgcaccaccagggaagtccctggagagcAAGATTATTTCAGATAGAAGGCACAGTGTAATACACCCACAGGATGAGACCAAATTTAGGAATGGTTAGTGGACCCCCGTGGACAAAGCAGTTATCCCCGGGGGAAGTGAGGGTGGTAGAGGAGGTAAGATCAGAAAGGTGCAGTGAGCCCAGATCACCAGGGGTCTAATGTTATGCTAAGGAATTCGAACTTTATAACAGGGACAATGGGAATCTATGGAATTTTAGGCCAGAAATAACTGATGTTTACTGAAAATGCGCTGTATGTTAGGCATTGTAATGGCCCTATCTGTGCTTTGGAAAGATAACTGATAGACAAGATAGAGGGGTTAgattgaaaagcaagaaaagagtaTAGATAAGGATATCAGGAGACTGTGCTCCATGAGTTGGGGCAAGAGATGAAGTTTGAATTATGTGgtagcagagggaaaaaaaaaaaatacaggaatagATCTAGAGCAATTAAACGCGTGTACAACCTAAAAACCAATCTGATGTCTTTACTGCGGTGGAGGTGATACATGACACAAGGTAGCTTTCAGAGGTTGCATAACTCAGTGGCTGGTTGCCTGTTAAGGGAGCTAGAAAAACAGGAGGGACCACCAAATAAGGGGCAGCTGTGTGTAGGGCCACACGCAGAGGAAAGCGTGGTAGACTGGGGAAAGAGTGGAAGGGATCAAGGCGGGTATTCAGCTGTGGCTGCTGTGTAAGAACTACTTGGGAATTTTGTCTGAAACTCAGAAGTCATCCCCGAAGACAGCCCGGAGCCTTGAGTTCTTCACCCCCATTCCTCTGCCTCCCCTCGTCTCCTCCTGAGAGAATGAGTCACATGTTTCACAGCCTGGTCTAATCAGCAGGCACAATCCACCTGCTAGAGAAAGGCTAGCAGGCGTCTTTCCTAAACCTTTTTGgctcccccttccctctgctcTGGGCAGATCAGGATTTCTGCAGTTTTGCACGCCTTCTGCATAGGTGTATCCTGTGGCACAAATCAAGGCAAATGGAAAAAGGACTGGGGCGAGTAAACCCTAAAATTCAAGTGGGTACAAGACGAGCCTGCCTCTTCTTTATCGTCTGTGGTTTCCAAGTAAAGTGCAAGTGTGAATGGAGTCCGTGAATATGCAATTCAGATAACCCTGTACTGATGGGAGTCTCCAGAGATCTCTTACCTGTCTAACAGAGACACAGCAGAGCTAGCTGGCAAACACACAGGTGAGCGGGTTGAAGAGACACGACCTGCAGCTGATCCCTATGCCTGGTCCTCCAAAATGCCTGCAAGGCGGTGCTGGTTTGCCACAAACTCTCTTACAGGCATTTGAGACCactggtttttaatattttcttaaaaaaatacaaacaaaatgaacTTCAGGTCAATACAACTCAGGGAAAGAGGCAAAAAGGGAATGTCCCAGCAAAGGGAAAATGCATCCTTGTTTAGGTGATCACACCCCCACACGCCCAATACCCACAGAGCAGGAACGtcactgcatagcacagggagcctTGGAGGGCAGCTCAGAAGCAGGGACAGCGTGTATTGAGACTAACAAAAGGATTTTGGTTGTCGTTGGTTATTGTGTCCTGGCATGAATAAAATCCACTCTAAAGACAGGAGGGGCGTCCTAACAGGAAAGGACTACATGTACAAAACAGCAGTGAAAACCACTCCTTAGCAGAAGTGTGCCCTTAAAGGAACGAGGGAGGACTCGGGTAGCTAAACTTCCAGGCAgctgccacccccgcccccaccgctcCCCCTCTAAACAGTATGGACACCCAACAGTGGAGTAAGTAACACGTGATTCAACAGAGGAAGACCTTCCCGGGGTGGATAGCGGCGGCAGGGAGGACAACAATGGGATCACAGGAACTTCCGGTTTGTCCCAGGCCCACTTCTCCTCCACCTCTGCTCACCTCACGAGTGCTGGCTCTGTTACCCTCTCAGTCTCCAGGGCCCAGACATACCAGGGCACCACGGAAAGACCCTCGAAGAACACTCCCTCCTCAGCCTTCCAGGTGTGGCAGGTTCAGTCACGTTCCACCACGTCCAGCTCCCTTCCCGCACTCTACACCCAGCTTGGACGCCAACCCTGtccccctctccccaggcccccagaGTTTTGacagggctcttccctgttctccTCCAGAACAGAGCTGTGCTGCCCCTACCTGTAGACTAGTTTTGCTACTGTAAATCGAGAGTTGGTACCCTTCACAGTCATCGAGGCTGGATACTGCCCGTACCCTGGAGCTCGTACTCACCTTAATTCTCTGCAACGCACGAGGCACAACTTAAATGTATATCCTCCCAAGCGCACGCTGGGTTAGAGACACGGAGAAAGTGCTCCCGCGGCCAGGAGGAGAGGTGGTCTGGCCTCTCACGCCCACTCAGTGTGCAGTCTCCGCCCTTGAGGGTGTGCAGCCCACCCTCCTCGGGGACAACCACCAGCGCGAGTGGGCGTGTCAAAGGAGCACAATCACCACGGTGCTGGTGCCTGTAATCACCCTGTGCACACTGAGAAACACATCCTGGAAAGGATCCTTGGTTCTCTGCAAACTGTCTCTCGGACCGGTCACTTCTCTCGGAGCACACACACGCCAGCGTCGCAGCGCTGGGTTCCCATGGAGGTCACGACCTCCCAGCTGTCGATGATGGGGTCATAGCACTCAATGCTGCTCAGCAGGGAGTTGCCATCGTAGCTGAAAGGGAAGAGGCAGGACTTAGCTCTGCGCCCCACCCGCACGGCCCTGCCCGCACAGCCCCGGCCCACACAAGCCGTCTCCACCCCAAGTGCTGCTCGCAGCACACCGCCCTGGATGTCTGGTTTAACCCTCACCCTGCAATTGCATAAAGTCTCCCCCGAAGCACCGTGGCCCCGACATAGCACCGCGGGGTGGTCATGCCAGTGACCGCTGTCCATGAGTCGGTGCGAATGTTGTAGGCTTCCACAGAAGAAAGATGGGCTGTACCATCGAATCCCCCCACCACATAAATATGGTCATTCAGCAGGGCTACTCCGGCACCTGGGGAAGAAAAGGCACAGCAAATGAACACTGCTAAGCTCAGGATCTGAATTCCAGAAACAAAACATGGTCGCTGACGGCCAGCTGAATTCAAGAGTGGctgaggggcagggatggggacGGCTCCAGACAGGCCTGGAAAGCACAGGTTGCCCACCTGTAACCCCTCTCGAACTGTCATCTTCACTCCCATTAATTCAGAGCCCAACCCTCATCAGGAGAAAAGGAAGTGGAAAAAAGAAGGcaataaaggaaggaaaggggttGTGGCTGGGTCTGGAGGCATGTCTTGCCCAGAGGAAGGGTGCTCTCCTTCCTGTACCCCAGCCTGGGGGCTCACGAAGCCCCTTGGCTGCACACGCACATTTCCTCAGGCGGCGCGCACCACCTGCACAGAACTGGACTGGATGCTGGGATGCAGGAGGGACCCAGATGCAAAAATCAAGTAAGACAAGAAGGCTTCACCCTCAAACCGTAACCTAGTGAAAGGCTGTCTTTATCGTCACTGTATCTAGAGAAGACGGGCAATGAGGAGAACAGACCTGACTCGTTTCCCTCGTCTCCAGTGAAGGTGGGGCTGCAGCCCTGCTCCGATGCCTGGCCTATGGCTGCACCCCCACCGCATATGCAGGGTTTGGACAGCTCTGTCTATTGCCCACCTAGATCTGACTGGTCTTACCAGAGCGCTTGGTGGCCATCGGTGTGACATTAGTCCAGTGTCCTGTATGGGGATCATATTTCTCAACCGAATTTAAGATATTCAAGCCATCATATCCTCCTGAAAGACAAAGCAGAGACCATTCCAGAAAGAATGGTAAGTCCTCATGCCCATTCCCGGCCTGGCTTTCTTGAGTATTTCAACTCACTCTTCCAGTTCTCCCTCAAGGGTTccaataatccaaaaagaaacctgaCAGTACCCTGTTTTCTGCTTCCATGAAGAGGAGAATCCCagttaatgaaaaatatactggGATAGCCAGTATTTTAGTGGAAGGACGGGTATGAACTTAATTCTGGTAAAAGGGATCCTACCCTGAGGCTGCCACCCATCAGTTCTCCCGGCGTTGCAGTCTGCCCACCTAGACAGTAGATCACCCCACTGGCCACCACGAGGCCGGCACCTTCCCGGGCTGTCTGCATGTCTCCCAGCATGCTCCACTGGTCGATGTTTGGGTCATACCGCTCCATACTGGTGTGACGCCTGCTTCCATCAAAGCCCCCGGAGACGTAGATCATATCTGCTCAGAACGAACAAGTCACAGGCTATTAGAGAACGAGAGCTAATAACTCTTTTCTCTACAAATCTCCCACAACTCTCTCCAATGTGTGGGAGcaaaaacaagtttttttttttcttttttttttttttaaggggtaAGTCAATTAAGTCTTTCTAGAAGAGGACAGCACAATTGAGACGTGAAAAGAACGGGGTAAGATGGAATCTTGGAAACATTCTAAGACTAGCTGGGAGTTTGCAAAAATACAACTAGTGCCAATTCTCCACTCAGCACACTGGAACTTGATTTACCAACTCTGTTGTCAGCGTTGAAACACCAGTGAGTATTTCTGAGAGTAAAAAAGGCGTATCTGACCTTGCCAGCAGCCTCACATTTCGTGGAGGCATGAACCCCGATCCAGCCACCCCAAAAGGCAAACGCTGCCCTGTGCACCAGCCCACCTCCTAGGGTGGTGGCTCCAGCCAGGCCTCGCCGGACATTCATAGGGGCCACAGAATACCAGACCCCATCCTCATCTGCTGTGTAGTCTAGACACTCCACCGAGCTGAGGCGAGAACGGCCGTCATAGCCGCCAATCACGTAGATCCGGTCGTGAAGGGACACTGAGGCCACGTAGCGTCTCTTCCGAGTGATGCTCTAGGATCCAGGAGAGAAGAGGTACCTCTATCATTTCAGTCACGCAACTCCTGGGCTTCACCTTTTGCTGTCCTTCCTGTTTTAATCTACACACCTCTGCTTCTTCACCTGTCACCATGAAGCCGCCTGAGCAGAGGTTCATTTGCTGCCTGCCTACTGGTTGAAAACCTCTTGCTTGCTGTGATGCTCTTACAGAGGAAAGCCTTCTGTACGAGTGCCTCTTTCCAAGGCTTCCGAAGGACCTAATGTCCTTCTGTTATCCAGTATGTGATTCCTTTCTATTCCATAAGGCACTGGGCTAAAGACCGATATCCCTCCATAAAGTAGAAAGATATTACCGCACTGCTATCTAAGGGCCAGGATCCAAAGAGCTGAAAAATTATGAGAGTTCCACTGGACGCCAGTTCAGTTTAGCACAGTTTAACACAGTGTTCGGGTTAACAAGGCACGAGGGGAGCATCCTGGGAGTTGCACAGGCAGCTCAGGAAGGTGCGGGAATGGCGGTGGCCAGCTGAGTGTCACTTGACAGAGGGCCATTACTATTTCTGATGTCTAGTTAGTCAATAACTAACTATCGTAACTAACTGTTGTAAGGAACATGCTGCTGTTACCAGTCTTTCTACTCTAAGGGCTGGATTAGTTATGATCTGGAGTCAGGGACTGCAGACGTTTAAGCTCCTTCCCCAGGCCTTGTTCCACCACTACTTACTGGCAAAAAGCTCCACTCCTGAGTCTTAGGGTCATACTTCTCCACCACGTCGATGGGAGATTGCTGGCTTCCGAAGCCCCCAACCACCAGAAGCACTTCATTGGCTCCTGAGGACAAGGCGGAAGGAGAGAGGTCACTTCCCCATCGCTGCTGGGTGACTTCTCACAGGGAAGGAAAAGTAGAAACAGGGCTAGGATATCTTGTCCTGTGCAGCCCAGAAAAGACATCTGAAGTGGGAGGTTCATAAGGCTGCCTAACAGGAAATTACTTCTTCCTGAGGACCTGAatctctgaaattcaaatttctggACAGTAAAACTCCGGAAGGCACGCTTGAACACACCCTACACCACTTCAACCTTTCCCAACGACTCTGGCTCGTTTCACAACAGGCTCTACGTGCAGGCTGCAGGCTGGAGGCGCTCCTTGCCCTTCTCAGCCCATAAAACTCAAAATGGGAGGTTTTTTGTGATGGCGAAGAATGCTCCCCTAAACTTGTCCCCAAAAAGTTGACAGTTGTGGCTTAGGAACCAAatgatagatttaaaaaatcttttccgtgacttttatttttccaaattagcCAACCATACGACCATGTTCCCTGCTAATTCATCAAAACTGCCAGGTGATCCTAAGACTAGGCTTTTAAAGGGAGTCTTTTTGTCTACTGTTTTCCCAAACAAGACATTTGCATAGCTTTTATATCTTCCCCGTTCCCCAAAGGACTTATGTGGATAATATTATTCTGATAATATTTCTCTTGAGGAAATCCCCCATGTATCTGCTCTACTGGAGAGAACACTGAGCTGGAGCGTTTTGGGAAATTCAGTTACCAGGAGGGACGTTGGTTAGTTGACCTGGACTTGAAAGAGCAAAGGTAGTACCTTTAAACTGACAAGAAATACAGATAAGCCCCTGATGAAGTCACGGCTGTGCTGACCATCGGCGGCTGCTACGGCCATCGACCGGGGGACGCCCACGTGCCGCTCCCCATGCTCCGCAGGAGGATGCCACCATCGCCTGCGGAGTATCCTCGCCGGAAAACTGAAGCTGAGTCTTGAATCTTACCAAGCGTCTAGCCTAACCaccagtttacaggaaatacaggggACAGAAGAACGTGTTAAATGAAACTACTTGGATTCAGTCCGCAAAATCTAGACTGTGGGAAATTCTAcaggtttcttcaacaaatggcaaggaaaaaaaccaaagcaggAGGGAAAAACATATGGATGAAAAGAGACTAAACAGAGCTGTGAACTCACTGCAGTATGTGGGCCTTGTCTGGATCCTGACTGGAACAACTGAAGTgttcaaaagcaaagaaaaattaatcatgGGAAACCTGAGGAAATGTGAACGTGTACTTGATAtctgatgaaaataaataattggttGTGTGTTTTCTAATCTTCTAGACATACACACAAAAGCATAATATATATGGATGGAATTTTATCCTATccgggatttgcttcaaaatagaTAGGCTACTAGTTGATAACTGTTGAAACTGGGTGATAGGTATGGGGGAATCcttatattattgtttttataaacatttgaaatttttcttaataacCCACACATAAACTATAGGTTTAACCTCCTCTTCTGAGAGGTCACCTGTCTGTGTACCTCCCAAATAAAGTAAGTGGACCCTTCTCCAAGGTGAGCAGTCATCTCCTTTTAGAAAACAAAGCATTTGCTCA includes:
- the KLHL12 gene encoding kelch-like protein 12 isoform X1, coding for MGGIMAPKDIMTNTHAKSILNSMNSLRKSNTLCDVTLRVEQKDFPAHRIVLAACSDYFCAMFTSELSEKGKPYVDIQGLTASTMEILLDFVYTETVHVTVENVQELLPAACLLQLKGVKQACCEFLESQLDPSNCLGIRDFAETHNCVDLMQAAEVFSQKHFPEVVQHEEFILLSQGEVEKLIKCDEIQVDSEEPVFEAVINWVKHARKEREESLPDLLQYVRMPLLTPRYITDVIDAEPFIRCSLQCRDLVDEAKKFHLRPELRSQMQGPRTRARLGANEVLLVVGGFGSQQSPIDVVEKYDPKTQEWSFLPSITRKRRYVASVSLHDRIYVIGGYDGRSRLSSVECLDYTADEDGVWYSVAPMNVRRGLAGATTLGDMIYVSGGFDGSRRHTSMERYDPNIDQWSMLGDMQTAREGAGLVVASGVIYCLGGYDGLNILNSVEKYDPHTGHWTNVTPMATKRSGAGVALLNDHIYVVGGFDGTAHLSSVEAYNIRTDSWTAVTGMTTPRCYVGATVLRGRLYAIAGYDGNSLLSSIECYDPIIDSWEVVTSMGTQRCDAGVCVLREK
- the KLHL12 gene encoding kelch-like protein 12 isoform X2 is translated as MLSEKGKPYVDIQGLTASTMEILLDFVYTETVHVTVENVQELLPAACLLQLKGVKQACCEFLESQLDPSNCLGIRDFAETHNCVDLMQAAEVFSQKHFPEVVQHEEFILLSQGEVEKLIKCDEIQVDSEEPVFEAVINWVKHARKEREESLPDLLQYVRMPLLTPRYITDVIDAEPFIRCSLQCRDLVDEAKKFHLRPELRSQMQGPRTRARLGANEVLLVVGGFGSQQSPIDVVEKYDPKTQEWSFLPSITRKRRYVASVSLHDRIYVIGGYDGRSRLSSVECLDYTADEDGVWYSVAPMNVRRGLAGATTLGDMIYVSGGFDGSRRHTSMERYDPNIDQWSMLGDMQTAREGAGLVVASGVIYCLGGYDGLNILNSVEKYDPHTGHWTNVTPMATKRSGAGVALLNDHIYVVGGFDGTAHLSSVEAYNIRTDSWTAVTGMTTPRCYVGATVLRGRLYAIAGYDGNSLLSSIECYDPIIDSWEVVTSMGTQRCDAGVCVLREK